The following is a genomic window from Niveispirillum cyanobacteriorum.
GGCCAGTGGCGACCCTGATGCCTTATCGGGATCTGGCGCATGCCGTTACGCTGGCCAATCGCGGCAAGGGTTCGCTGGCCCTGTCCATCGTCACCCATGACCCTGGCGTTGCCACCGACCTGTTGCTGGGCCTGGGGTCCTTCCATGGCCGTATCCACATCCTGAACCGCGACTGCGCCAGGGAAAGCACGGGCCATGGCTCTCCCCTGCCGGTGCTGGTGCATGGCGGCCCGGGTCGCGCCGGCGGTGGGGAGGAGATGGGCGGTATCCGTGGCGTGAAGCATTACATGCAGCGCACGGCGCTGCAGGGCTCCCCCGACATGCTGTCTGCGGTTACGGGCACTTGGCTGACGGGCAGCAGCCGGCGAGAAGGGGAGGTGCATCCCTTCCGCCTGCGCTTCGGGGAACTGCCCATCGGCTATACCAAGAAGACGGCGGCGCGCACCATCACGCTGGAGGATATTGAGCATTTCGCCCAATTCACCGGAGATACCTTCTATGCCCACATGGATGAGGAGGCGGCCAAGGCCAGCCCGATCTTCGGCGGACGGGTGGCGCATGGCTACCTGATCCTGTCCTTTGCCGCCGGCCTGTTCGTCGATCCGGCGCCGGGTCCCGTCCTGGCCAATTACGGGCTGGAAAGCCTGCGCTTCATCAAGCCGGTGAAGCCCGGCGACAGCATCCAGGCGGCCCTGACGGCGAAGGAGAAGAGCGCCAAGACGCCGGAGATGGGCGAGGTGCGCTGGAACGTCGCCGTGGCCAACCAGGATGGTGAGTTGGTGGCGACATATGACCTGCTGACCATGAATGCGGTCTGAGGGCCGCTACCTTAGAGAGGCGTGTTGATGCTACGCCACGTCGCGGGTCACATGCTCGATGTCAGCCGCATCGCGCCACCCCATCCCCGGGCTACCGCCCCTGGTGTTCTTACATGAAGGGCTGCATAGCGTTGCGCAATAGCGGGACTTTCCCCGTCGTATAGCCGTGACCGTATGTTGCGCGGCTATGGTTTATTCCCGCCGCGGGCATGGCGGGACGCAACCGCTGGCCGGCGCGCCGGGATGACTAACTTCATAGTGAGGCGCTGGTCACCCTGCCGGCCTTGCCGAAGGTCGAGGGGGTCGATAACCTAATCCTAATCCCAATCCTGATCGGCTACAGCTTCAGCGTCTTGGTCGCCTTCTTCTAAGCTGGCGACGTACACTGACCTGTCACAGGCATATCCGCAACGGCACCGCACGTGTTCGAGGAGGATGTGACCATCGCGAGCGAGCGTGCGGCCCCGAAGGCCTCTGCCGGGGCCTTTCGGTGTCAAGCCTTCTGAGTGCTCGTCACGCCGCCGGGCTCATACTCCTGGCCGGGTCGTCGTCCACCCCAAAGCAGAAATTCAGAGCTACACCATCGGCCCGACGCTAGGAACCGTCATCAACTGGCGACTGACCGTGTTCTCCCGCCAAATTGCCAGCTTCAGCCGGTGCAGCTTGGTGAACTCTGTCTGCATCGCAAATCGCGCAGCCAGCATTGGCAGCATCAACAGCTCCAGCAACGGATGCCGCTGACTGGTTGCCTTTGCGCTCCGATTGTGATTTCTCGGCCCGTTGCCATGACACATGCGTGATTATATGCCAGATTAAAACCACCGGTACTGGACCGATGGACTATCCCAACGGCCGAGGAGCCGAAACGCTGCGTAGTCACGGGCTACCAACCAAAACGCTCCATTCCCTGACTGCGGCTTTCCTATGGCACTACCGCAGCGCTCAATCTACGTTTTATGCGATGAACTGTCTGGAGATGTGCACCACTTGCAACTTGTTGCAAGGGCAATATCACGGCGTGTATGTGCCCAAGATGTGTCCAAGCAGGAATGGCTCTTCGGAGCAGCCCGCATCTTGGTCCATCCCGATGGCCATATCGATGCTTTGATCCCGGAATGAAGGCTTGGGCACCCGGTACATCGGCATCGACTGTAAAGGCGTAATGGACGAAGCTTGGTTGCTGAGCGTGCCAACGATTGACCTTTATCTTGCTATACCGGACAAACCTCACACGCGCGTAGCAAGATGGGGCGGCAGATAGATGCCAAGATAGGAGACAACGGCCATGATAGCCTCATCCAGGGCTTCCTGTGTAACCTGATCATGCTCCGCAACCGACAGCGAAAAAAAGACATCGGCGATCAGCAGTGCCTTGAAGAAAAGCTCACGCGAGTCGGCCAGTTCCGGCAGCAGGAACTGCTTCTTCACGGCCATCCACAGGGCTGTGCCGAAACGGAAATCTTCCTTGCAGGCCGCACTTTTAATGTCCGGGGGCGTATGGGGCCCCAGCATCAGTTTGCGGGCGGCCGGATCCTTGTTGAAAGCTGACTGGTGATGGATCAGTGACGCCTTGATCAGTTCCTGCCAGCTGGATGCCGGCGGCAGGTCAAGATCTTCCGACGCCTGCTGGGTGGCGATGGTGCGGGCCAGCTCCCGCCAAATATCCATGATGTCGCCGAAGAAATGGTATGCCGACGACAAAGGTATTCCGGCAGCCTCCGCCACCGCCGCCATTCCCACCTGATCAAGCGGCAGTTCGCCCAGCACCTGTCGTGCGGCGGTCAGTAGTTCCGCCCGTCTCGCCCGCCCCCTTGCCTGGGTGGCCCGGCTGTTCGAAGCCCGTGGTGTACTGACAGCTACCATAATCGTCCTCAATCGAATTCACACTTCTGACGGACGTTGTTTCGGCCCATCTTTCTCGCTTGACAACAGAAAAAGCAAACCTCAGAATTCGAAAAAATTCGAATTAAGGGGGAGCTATGAGAAAACTGATGGCGCTCCCGGCCGCTTTTGCGCTGTGCACCTCCGTGTACGCGCAGAATTCTGGCCCGGGAAGTTCGGAAGGGGAAGGGTTAATTGAAATCATCGTGACCGCTCAGAAACGGGCGCAGGGGCTGCAGGAAGTCCCGGCCTCGGTCACGGCATTGGGAGAGGAAGCGCTGGCATCCATCGGACGACAGGACGTCACCGCCCTTGCGGGGCAGGTTCCCTCGCTTCAGGTCAACCAGTACAGTCCGACGATCACGATCTTCAATCTGCGCGGCGTCAGCCAGAACGATTTCGCCGACAGCCAGGAAGCGCCGATCGCCTTTTATTCCGATGAAGTCTATGTTTCCGCGCTGGGGGCCATCAGCGGGCAGACCTTCGACCTTGAACGGGTGGAAGTGCTGCGCGGGCCGCAGGGCACGCTGTTCGGCCGCAACGCGACCGGCGGCCTGATCCAGATCGTTTCCGCCAAGCCCACGGATCGTTTCGAAGGGTTTCTGACATCGACCGTCGGCAGCCACAGCCAGATCGCGACGGAGGGGGCCGTCAGCGGCCCCTTGAGCGACCGGGTCCGTGGACGCCTTGCCTTCACGACCAACCATCACAAGGGCTATATCGAAAACCGCATCGGCCCGGACCTGGGAAACTCGAAATTCTACGGGATCAGGCCACAATTGGCGGTCGATGTCGGCGAGGATGGCGAACTGACCCTGAAGGTCCAGCATCTGCGCAATGACCATGAACGCAGCGGCGGCCTTTACTCTCACATCGCCGCGCGTCCGGACGCGAACGGTCTTGGCATGGCCGTTGGGCCCCAGGAGGATTATTACGGCACGGGTCCGGGCGCCGATCCGATTGGTTTCCGTGAGCCGGACAGCGATCCCTTCACGGCTTCCAACGACCGTATCGGTTCCTTCGACCGTAAGTTTTCCAGCGTCACCGCCCGCTATACCCAGACGGTCGGGGCGGTCGACCTGACCTCCATCACGGATTACCAGGAACTGCGCAAATCCTACGGCGAGGATACCGACATGTCGCCGGACGGGATCTTCAACTTCGATACGCACCAGAAGCTGAAACAGTTTTCCCAGGAACTGCGTTTGGCCCAGGATACGGACCGGTACAACTGGCTGGCCGGTGCCTATTACCTGTCGATCCGGTCCGACAATGCCTATGCCATCACCTCGCCGCTGAGCATCCTGCCCAGGCAGAATTACGGTGGCACGCTGAAGACCGACAACTGGTCCGGCTTCGGACAGTTCGAATATAACCTGACCGACACTGTCTCCGCCGTGGTCGGCGGGCGCTATTCAAGCGACGCGAAGAAGTACGACTTCGCCCATCGGACCGATGGGATCGGCGATTTCATCTTCAACCAGACGACCAACCCGTCGCTGGCCCGCCGCACCTTCCATGACTGGTCGGGCCGGCTGGAACTGAACTACAAGCCCACCAGGGACATGCTGTTCTATGGCGGTGTCAATCGCGGCACCAAGAGTGGCGGGTTCGGCACACAGGCCTTCACGCCAATCGATCCGGCAACCATCCCGTTCGGCAGCGAGAAGCTGACCAGCTACGAGATGGGGGCCAAGCTCACGCTGGACCGCACCACCAAGTTCAACACGGCCGTCTTCCATTACGATTACAAGGATTATCAGGCATTCTCCATTGTCGCGCTGTCCCAGTTCATCCGCAACAATCCGGCGCGGGTGACGGGGGCGGAATTCGAACTGGTCAAGCAGCCCGTCAAGGGCCTGACCTTGCAGTTGTTCGGCACCTATCTCGACACCAAGGTGAAGGACATCGTCCTGCCGTCGGGCACCGTCGCGGACCGTGAACTGCCCCAGGCGCCCGAACTCAGCCTCGGCTGGATGGTGCGGTATGAATTCGCCCTTGGTGCCGGCAGCCTGGCCGTGCAGACGGACTGGAAGTACGACGGCGCGCAGTTCTTTTCGACCTTCAATGCCCCGATCGATCATGAAGGCGCCCGTGTCGTCGGCAATGCCCGCATCGCCTACATGTTCGACGACGGGACCGAAGCGGCGATTTTTGCCAACAATATCCTGGACCGCCGCTATCGTATCTACAACCTTGACCTGTCCGGTCCGCTTGGCATCTCAAACCAGGCCTATGCACGGCCGCGCTGGATCGGCGCAAGCCTGACTGTCCGTTTCGATTAGGGTCGGCCGCAGCAGAATTCGACGTGCCGATACTGGATGAACCCTTAAAAGGACCCGAGCATGCGAATTTCTAGGGCAGTCTACATTTGCGCAATCGCAACACTCGGGATGACGGGTGCCGCCGGCGCCCAGGACGCCGCGGCCGGTGCCCGGTTGTTCACCGCGAAATGCCAGGCCTGCCACCAGCTGGACCCCGCCAAGGGGTCCGGCATGGGCCCCAATCTGGCAGGTGTGATCGGACGGAAGTCCGCCGCTCTGCCGGGATTTAATTACTCGCCCGCCATGAAGGGCGCCAATCTCGTCTGGGACAATGCCAGCCTGGACGCCTACCTGAAAGCACCGCAAGCGGCCATCAAGGGCAACCGGATGACGTTCGCCGGCATCGCCGACGCCCCGCACCGGGCCGACCTGATCGCCTTCCTGGCCACGAAGAACTAGCCTCTGACCGGAGGATTTCCACTATGTCCCGCCTTTCCCTGATCGCCCTTTGCGCTGCCATTGCCCTTGTGGCTCCGGCCCGCGCCGAATTGCAGGCCGAACAATTGTCGGTCGAAACGCTGCCGGAAAAATTGCCTGCCCACTGGGTTTGGGTCAATGACGTCGCCTTTTTCAACATGGCCGACGGCAGGGCCTATCTGATCGACGCGGATAACGGTCGCTTCGTCGGCATGGTCAGTGGCGGCTATGGCCACGGCTCGCTGGGCCTGGACCCAAGGGGCGACCGTTTCGTCGTGCCGGCCACCTTCTATTCGCGGGGCTCGCGGGGGGATCGCACCGATGTGCTGACCCTTTACGAGACGAAGAACCTGACGCCGGGGACGGAGATCATCATCCCGGCCAAGAAGTTCAGCGGCATCCCCTTTGTCGGCAACTCCACCCTGACCGATGATGGCCGTTTTGCCCTGATCTATAATTTCACACCTGAACAATCGGTGACGGTGGCGAACCTGGACAAGGGCGCGGTGGTGGGGGAGTTCCAGACACCGGGCTGCGGCCTGATCTATCCCGTCGGCCCCCGCCGCTTCATGATGCAGTGCGGTGACGGGTCCATGCAACTGGCCTTGATGGATGCCGAGGGCAAGGTGACGCCGGGCGGCGTGTCCAAACCGCTGTGGACGCAGGAGGATCTGGCAACGGAAAAGGCTGTCCGCGTGGGTGAAAGCCGCTGGATGTTCTTTACCTACAACAGCCAGGTCTTCATCGTCGACGGTGCGGGCAAGGAACCCAGGGTCGTCGATCAATGGTCGCTGGTCGGACCCAATCCCGATGGCTGGCGGGTGGGCGGTCTGCAACCCAGCGCCTATCACACGGCCCAGGGCCGGCTTTACGTGCTGATGCATCAGGGCGGGCCGGAGACGCGCAAGGACCCCGGCAAGCAGGTCTGGGTCTTCGATCTGAGGACCCGCAAGAAGATACAGCAGATCGACCTGGAGACAACGGCAACCTCCATCGCCGTCAGCCAGGATGCCAAGCCGTTGCTCTATGCAACCGAGTTCGGGGTCCCCACGCTCAACATCTATGATGCGGCCAGCGGCAAGAAGCTGCGTGCGGTCGACCAGTTGGGCCAGACCCTGACCGTCATCCAGCCGGCACCCGTCCAGCCCGCCGCGATGGGGAGGTAGCAGATGCCGCTTGATCCGGTTTTTTCCCTGGTGGTCAAGGCAGGCCTGGCACTGCTGTTCGCCTTTGCCGTCTGGCACAAGCTGCGTGACTGGCCGCGCATCGGGGCAGTGGTCGGCGGATACCGCCTGTTGCCGCCGGCACTCAGCCAGCCGGTGGCGGCCCTTCTGGTCGTGCTGGAACTGGCGGCGGCGGGGGGGGCGCTGCTGTCGCCCTCCGCACTCTGGCTGTCGGCCGGGCTGCTGTCGGCCTATGCGGCTGCCATCGGCTTCAACCTCCTGCGCGGCAATGACCAGATCGACTGCGGCTGCATCGGTTTCGCCGCAGTACGGCCCCGGCTGCGCTGGACCATGGTCATCCGCAACGCGGTGCTGGCCGCGCTGGCGCTGCTGGCGGTGTTGCAACCCGTCGCCGACCGGTCACTGGTCTGGATCGACTATCTGACTTTGCTGGCCGTGCTGCCGGGCGCCGCCCTGCTCTATGCCGCCCTGGAAACCGCCATTTCCCTGCCCTCCCGCGGAGCCGCGTCATGATGGAAGCCCTCTATGTCGCCCTTGTCCTGCAATGGGTCATCATCCTGGCCCTGGCGGCGGCCGTCGTGGCGCTGTTCCGGCAGGTCGGCATGCTGCATGAACGGCTGGGCCCTGTCGGCGCCCTGGTCCTGCCGGGCGGGCCGAAGGCCGGCGCCACCGCGCCCCGGTTCACGCTGCGCGCTATTGACGGCCGCAAGGTCGTGATCGGTCAGGAAGGCGGTGCCCGATCCACGCTGCTGTTCTTCCTGTCGCCGACCTGCCCGGTCTGCAAGACGCTGATCCCCATCATCAAGCGGGTCGCGGAGGATGAGCGCAACCGGCTGGATCTCGTGTTGGCCAGCGACGGGGACGAGCCGGCACAGCAATTGATGATCCGGCAGCACAAGCTGGAGGAATTCCCGCTGGTCCTGTCGACGGAGCTGGGCATGGCCTACGGCGTGTCAAAGCTGCCGCACGCCGCCCTGATCGGGCCTGACGGCAAGCTGGCCGCCACCGGTCTGGTGAATAGCCGTGAGCATCTGGAAAGCCTGCTGACGGCCCAGGATCTGGGGGTCGCGTCGTTGCAGGAATTCGTGACCAAGACCGCGCAAGACCGCGCGAAGATCGAATGGGTTGGGAGGTAAGACCGTGACGAGACTGGATCGCATCGCAGAAATCCTCGCCCGGCAAGCCGCCCGGGCCATCTCCAGGCGCAGCATCCTTGGCCGCCTGGGGGCCCTTGCTTCGGCCGCCAGCCTTCCGGCCTTGCCGGTGGCGCGCGCATCCGCCCAGGCGGCCAAGGCCCCGCCGGGGGAGACGGGTGACCCGGCGTCCTGTGACTACTGGCGCTATTGCGCCATCGACGGCTTCCTCTGCTCCTGCTGCGGCGGATCGGTATCATCCTGCCCGCCGGGGACGGAACCGTCGCCCATCACCTGGGTCGGCACCTGCCGCAACCCTGCCGATGGCAAGGATTACGTCATCTCCTACAATGATTGCTGCGGCAAGGCGGCCTGCGGGCGTTGCATCTGCAACCGCAATGAAGGCGACACGCCCGTCTATCAGCCGCAGGGCGCCAACGACATCAACTGGTGTCTGGGGACGCAGTCCGGCATCGTTTACAACTGCTCGACGGCCGTCGTGCTGGGCGCGGCGGGCTGATGCGATGCGGCGGGCCTTCACCATCGCCTGTCTCGCCGCCGCGCTGATCCTGCCGATGGCGGCGGCCCAGCCGCCATCGCGCAGTCCGCGCACGAACTACATGACCAATTGCCAGGGCTGCCACCTGCCTGGGGGCGAGGGCATGTATGGCAAGGTGCCGCCGATGCGCGGACACCTTGCCAATTTCCTGACGGTTCCGGGGGGACGGGAGTTCCTGATCCGCGTTCCCGGCGTCGCCAATTCGACCCTGAATGACAGTGACCTGGCAGCCCTGATCAACTGGCTGGTTCCCGCCATGGGGCCCGACGTGCCGGGCGGGTTCGTGCCGTATACCAGTGACGAAATCCACCGGCTGCGCCGCATGCGTCTGCAGGACGTGAACACCTTGCGTGCCGCCCTGATCGAACAGATGTCCGCCGACCGTCGCGCCGCGATGCTCGGTGCGGCAAGCCGCTAACCACAAGATCTCACCATAGGGAGAGAGCCTGCCATGAATGGCAATTTCGCTCTGACAATCGACGGCCGGCAAGTCGCCGGAAGCGGCACCTTCGAGGTCCGCGACCCGGCCACGGGCGCCGTTGTCGCCACAGCACCCGCCGCTTCTGCGGACCAGCTGGACGCGGCCGTGGGCGCCGCGCGCAAGGCTTTCCCCGGCTGGGCGGCCCGGTCTGAAGCCGATCGCAAGGCTGTCGTGGCCAACGTGGCCGACATCATCGAAGC
Proteins encoded in this region:
- a CDS encoding TetR/AcrR family transcriptional regulator, which produces MVAVSTPRASNSRATQARGRARRAELLTAARQVLGELPLDQVGMAAVAEAAGIPLSSAYHFFGDIMDIWRELARTIATQQASEDLDLPPASSWQELIKASLIHHQSAFNKDPAARKLMLGPHTPPDIKSAACKEDFRFGTALWMAVKKQFLLPELADSRELFFKALLIADVFFSLSVAEHDQVTQEALDEAIMAVVSYLGIYLPPHLATRV
- a CDS encoding TonB-dependent receptor, which gives rise to MTAQKRAQGLQEVPASVTALGEEALASIGRQDVTALAGQVPSLQVNQYSPTITIFNLRGVSQNDFADSQEAPIAFYSDEVYVSALGAISGQTFDLERVEVLRGPQGTLFGRNATGGLIQIVSAKPTDRFEGFLTSTVGSHSQIATEGAVSGPLSDRVRGRLAFTTNHHKGYIENRIGPDLGNSKFYGIRPQLAVDVGEDGELTLKVQHLRNDHERSGGLYSHIAARPDANGLGMAVGPQEDYYGTGPGADPIGFREPDSDPFTASNDRIGSFDRKFSSVTARYTQTVGAVDLTSITDYQELRKSYGEDTDMSPDGIFNFDTHQKLKQFSQELRLAQDTDRYNWLAGAYYLSIRSDNAYAITSPLSILPRQNYGGTLKTDNWSGFGQFEYNLTDTVSAVVGGRYSSDAKKYDFAHRTDGIGDFIFNQTTNPSLARRTFHDWSGRLELNYKPTRDMLFYGGVNRGTKSGGFGTQAFTPIDPATIPFGSEKLTSYEMGAKLTLDRTTKFNTAVFHYDYKDYQAFSIVALSQFIRNNPARVTGAEFELVKQPVKGLTLQLFGTYLDTKVKDIVLPSGTVADRELPQAPELSLGWMVRYEFALGAGSLAVQTDWKYDGAQFFSTFNAPIDHEGARVVGNARIAYMFDDGTEAAIFANNILDRRYRIYNLDLSGPLGISNQAYARPRWIGASLTVRFD
- a CDS encoding c-type cytochrome, encoding MTGAAGAQDAAAGARLFTAKCQACHQLDPAKGSGMGPNLAGVIGRKSAALPGFNYSPAMKGANLVWDNASLDAYLKAPQAAIKGNRMTFAGIADAPHRADLIAFLATKN
- a CDS encoding amine dehydrogenase large subunit, which encodes MSRLSLIALCAAIALVAPARAELQAEQLSVETLPEKLPAHWVWVNDVAFFNMADGRAYLIDADNGRFVGMVSGGYGHGSLGLDPRGDRFVVPATFYSRGSRGDRTDVLTLYETKNLTPGTEIIIPAKKFSGIPFVGNSTLTDDGRFALIYNFTPEQSVTVANLDKGAVVGEFQTPGCGLIYPVGPRRFMMQCGDGSMQLALMDAEGKVTPGGVSKPLWTQEDLATEKAVRVGESRWMFFTYNSQVFIVDGAGKEPRVVDQWSLVGPNPDGWRVGGLQPSAYHTAQGRLYVLMHQGGPETRKDPGKQVWVFDLRTRKKIQQIDLETTATSIAVSQDAKPLLYATEFGVPTLNIYDAASGKKLRAVDQLGQTLTVIQPAPVQPAAMGR
- a CDS encoding MauE/DoxX family redox-associated membrane protein, translated to MPLDPVFSLVVKAGLALLFAFAVWHKLRDWPRIGAVVGGYRLLPPALSQPVAALLVVLELAAAGGALLSPSALWLSAGLLSAYAAAIGFNLLRGNDQIDCGCIGFAAVRPRLRWTMVIRNAVLAALALLAVLQPVADRSLVWIDYLTLLAVLPGAALLYAALETAISLPSRGAAS
- a CDS encoding redoxin family protein, whose product is MMEALYVALVLQWVIILALAAAVVALFRQVGMLHERLGPVGALVLPGGPKAGATAPRFTLRAIDGRKVVIGQEGGARSTLLFFLSPTCPVCKTLIPIIKRVAEDERNRLDLVLASDGDEPAQQLMIRQHKLEEFPLVLSTELGMAYGVSKLPHAALIGPDGKLAATGLVNSREHLESLLTAQDLGVASLQEFVTKTAQDRAKIEWVGR
- a CDS encoding methylamine dehydrogenase light chain, translated to MTRLDRIAEILARQAARAISRRSILGRLGALASAASLPALPVARASAQAAKAPPGETGDPASCDYWRYCAIDGFLCSCCGGSVSSCPPGTEPSPITWVGTCRNPADGKDYVISYNDCCGKAACGRCICNRNEGDTPVYQPQGANDINWCLGTQSGIVYNCSTAVVLGAAG
- a CDS encoding c-type cytochrome → MRRAFTIACLAAALILPMAAAQPPSRSPRTNYMTNCQGCHLPGGEGMYGKVPPMRGHLANFLTVPGGREFLIRVPGVANSTLNDSDLAALINWLVPAMGPDVPGGFVPYTSDEIHRLRRMRLQDVNTLRAALIEQMSADRRAAMLGAASR